The following are encoded together in the Bacillota bacterium genome:
- a CDS encoding ABC transporter permease: MLMRIADFFLTIPSLPLMIVLAAYVRVDSAPTMALILSITAWAGLSRAIRAQVLSLKEREFIEAAKVLGLRKSHIIFRELLPNMGSYIATNAILAFTGAMYAQVGLFFLGVVPFSSLNWGVMLNFAVSQGGALYTLRSVHYLLAPIVCIVLLQTGAVLFARAMEILFNPRLRVR, encoded by the coding sequence TTGCTGATGCGCATCGCAGACTTTTTCCTGACTATCCCGAGCCTTCCACTCATGATAGTGCTTGCAGCCTATGTGAGAGTGGATAGCGCCCCCACCATGGCCTTGATTCTGAGCATAACGGCATGGGCAGGACTTTCAAGGGCGATCCGCGCACAGGTGCTTTCTCTGAAAGAAAGGGAATTCATAGAAGCCGCCAAGGTCCTGGGGCTGCGCAAGAGCCACATTATATTCAGGGAACTCTTGCCCAATATGGGTTCATATATAGCCACCAACGCCATACTTGCCTTTACGGGGGCCATGTATGCCCAAGTGGGGCTGTTTTTCCTGGGTGTGGTGCCATTTTCTTCTCTCAATTGGGGAGTCATGCTGAATTTCGCCGTATCTCAGGGCGGGGCCCTGTACACATTGAGGAGCGTACATTACCTGCTGGCGCCAATTGTATGTATCGTCCTTTTGCAGACCGGTGCCGTCCTTTTCGCCCGGGCAATGGAGATATTATTCAACCCGCGTCTTAGGGTTCGATGA
- a CDS encoding ABC transporter ATP-binding protein, whose amino-acid sequence MAKKDVVLQVKDLTLAYMTPRGALRAVDHVAVDVYSGEVLGIVGESGCGKSSLAFALIKLLPSSARIESGQIFYGGKDIISGMDGPSLRKFRWQEISMVFQSALNTLNPVMRIGEQIQDVVQAHLRLSQAEIYDKAARLLEWVYLNPTRVWRAYPHELSGGMRQRVAIALSLILDPKVVVLDEPTTALDVISQEIILRILTRIHREMNISMIFITHDLSLVARVAERVAVMYAGKIVEIGTSEEVFYSPRHPYTMGLLKAIPSTVGDLRKLEPIPGSLPDLIEPPPGCRFRPRCNFATKACKKGEPELIRINESHQIACFNWKGAGR is encoded by the coding sequence ATGGCTAAGAAAGATGTCGTTCTTCAGGTTAAGGATCTAACGCTGGCATATATGACTCCGAGGGGGGCTCTCCGCGCTGTTGATCATGTCGCCGTTGATGTTTATTCCGGGGAGGTCCTGGGGATCGTAGGCGAGAGTGGGTGCGGGAAATCATCGCTGGCTTTTGCGCTGATAAAGCTGCTGCCTTCCTCGGCCCGAATTGAATCAGGGCAGATATTCTATGGCGGCAAGGACATCATCTCCGGGATGGACGGCCCATCTCTGCGAAAATTCCGGTGGCAGGAGATTTCAATGGTGTTTCAATCGGCACTGAACACCCTCAATCCTGTTATGAGAATAGGGGAGCAGATACAGGACGTGGTCCAGGCGCACCTTCGCCTTTCCCAGGCCGAAATATATGATAAGGCCGCTCGTCTTCTGGAATGGGTATATTTGAATCCTACCAGAGTCTGGAGGGCATATCCTCATGAATTGAGCGGTGGGATGCGGCAGAGGGTTGCCATAGCTCTCAGCCTGATACTGGATCCCAAAGTGGTAGTCCTGGATGAACCTACCACGGCTCTCGATGTGATCAGCCAGGAGATCATCCTCAGGATTCTCACCAGGATTCACCGTGAGATGAACATCTCCATGATATTCATCACCCATGATCTTTCTTTGGTTGCGCGAGTAGCGGAGAGGGTCGCAGTGATGTATGCGGGAAAGATAGTGGAGATAGGGACCTCAGAGGAGGTATTCTATTCCCCCAGGCACCCTTATACAATGGGCCTCTTGAAAGCGATACCTTCTACAGTAGGCGATCTCCGCAAACTTGAACCTATTCCAGGCTCACTCCCGGATCTCATCGAACCGCCCCCGGGTTGTCGTTTCAGGCCTCGATGCAATTTCGCCACGAAAGCCTGTAAGAAAGGCGAGCCAGAACTGATTCGTATAAATGAATCACATCAAATAGCATGTTTCAACTGGAAGGGAGCGGGACGCTGA